The Streptomyces sp. NBC_00691 genome has a segment encoding these proteins:
- a CDS encoding S1C family serine protease, which translates to MNNGKPNWWSRPSSAPEAARIPTPPPADDLTQGVTAVAAHDADGDFPLPAPQPSADATDATDAVDADTVMADVTDVTDVRAASDTGDTAVMPADAPPAVLLTKSESPAPADGVPADAAPTEALPVTGAQATEAGATETLPVVDASVADTPPAPAAQVPAQPAPTPLHAPDEYRTPPYGEPGPWAPAPPVQRPPAHVPPQQAHVPPVPPQSQPPQPHPHPPLHAGGGGVPPQAGAPWTQYDPWGAGGAGLPPLPAKKSRKGLAIAGALVFALVTGVIGGGIGAYVERNGGITTVELPQADGGDTDRAPDSVAGIAASALPGVVTLHVKGGGSSGTGTGFVLDTKGHILTNNHVVDGAQSSRDISVTFSSGETARAKVVGKDTGYDLAVVQVTGVSGLKPLPLGNSDNVRVGDPVVAIGAPFDLSNTVTSGIISAKERPITAGGEKGDGSDISYVDALQTDAPINPGNSGGPLLDAKGRVIGINSAIRAAGGGSGEGEGGSASQPGSIGLGFAIPINQGKRVAEELINTGKATHPVIGVSLDMQYNGDGARVGEKGKDGSASVTPGGPAATAGLRPGDVITKVDGQRVHNGEELIVKIRAHRPGDRLELTLTRDGKELTKTLTLGSSQGT; encoded by the coding sequence ATGAACAACGGGAAGCCGAACTGGTGGAGCCGGCCGTCGAGCGCACCGGAGGCGGCACGGATACCCACGCCGCCTCCGGCCGACGACCTCACACAGGGCGTCACCGCCGTCGCCGCGCATGACGCCGACGGCGACTTTCCGCTGCCCGCGCCGCAGCCGTCGGCCGACGCGACCGACGCGACCGACGCGGTGGACGCTGACACCGTCATGGCCGACGTGACGGACGTGACGGACGTGAGAGCCGCGAGCGACACGGGGGACACCGCGGTGATGCCCGCCGACGCGCCGCCCGCCGTGCTGCTGACCAAGAGCGAGTCCCCCGCCCCGGCGGACGGGGTCCCGGCGGACGCGGCCCCGACCGAGGCCCTCCCGGTGACCGGGGCTCAGGCGACCGAGGCCGGGGCGACCGAGACCCTTCCGGTCGTCGACGCCTCCGTGGCCGACACCCCGCCGGCCCCGGCCGCCCAGGTGCCCGCCCAGCCCGCGCCGACGCCCCTCCACGCGCCCGACGAGTACCGGACGCCGCCCTACGGCGAGCCGGGCCCCTGGGCGCCCGCACCGCCCGTACAGCGCCCTCCGGCGCACGTACCGCCCCAGCAGGCCCACGTGCCCCCCGTACCGCCGCAGTCCCAGCCCCCGCAGCCGCACCCCCACCCCCCGCTCCACGCGGGGGGCGGGGGAGTGCCGCCGCAGGCCGGCGCGCCCTGGACGCAGTACGACCCCTGGGGCGCCGGCGGGGCCGGGCTCCCGCCGCTGCCCGCGAAGAAGTCCCGCAAGGGGCTCGCCATCGCCGGGGCGCTCGTCTTCGCGCTCGTCACCGGAGTCATCGGCGGCGGCATCGGTGCGTACGTCGAGCGGAACGGCGGGATCACCACCGTCGAACTCCCGCAGGCGGACGGGGGCGACACCGACCGGGCCCCGGACAGCGTGGCCGGGATCGCGGCCAGCGCCCTGCCCGGCGTCGTCACCCTGCACGTCAAGGGCGGCGGTTCGTCCGGCACCGGCACCGGCTTCGTCCTCGACACCAAGGGCCACATCCTCACCAACAACCACGTCGTGGACGGGGCCCAGTCCTCCCGCGACATCTCGGTGACCTTCTCCAGCGGCGAGACCGCCCGCGCCAAGGTCGTCGGCAAGGACACCGGCTACGACCTCGCCGTCGTCCAGGTCACCGGCGTCTCCGGCCTCAAGCCGCTGCCGCTCGGCAACTCCGACAACGTCCGCGTCGGCGACCCCGTCGTCGCCATCGGCGCCCCCTTCGACCTCTCCAACACGGTCACCTCCGGCATCATCAGCGCCAAGGAGCGTCCGATCACCGCGGGCGGCGAGAAGGGCGACGGCAGCGACATCAGCTATGTCGACGCCCTCCAGACCGACGCCCCGATCAACCCCGGCAACTCCGGCGGCCCGCTCCTCGACGCCAAGGGCCGGGTCATCGGCATCAACAGCGCCATCCGCGCGGCCGGCGGCGGTTCGGGCGAGGGCGAGGGCGGCAGTGCCTCCCAGCCCGGCTCCATCGGCCTCGGCTTCGCCATACCGATCAACCAGGGCAAGCGGGTCGCCGAGGAGCTGATCAACACCGGCAAGGCCACCCACCCGGTCATCGGTGTGAGCCTCGACATGCAGTACAACGGCGACGGCGCCCGGGTCGGCGAGAAGGGCAAGGACGGCTCCGCCTCCGTCACGCCCGGCGGTCCGGCCGCGACGGCGGGGCTCCGCCCCGGCGACGTCATCACCAAGGTCGACGGCCAGCGCGTGCACAACGGCGAGGAGCTGATCGTGAAGATCCGCGCCCACCGCCCCGGCGACCGGCTGGAGCTCACCCTGACCCGGGACGGCAAAGAGCTGACAAAGACGTTGACGCTCGGTTCGTCCCAGGGCACCTGA
- a CDS encoding sec-independent translocase, whose protein sequence is MFSDIGALELVTLVVLAVLVFGPDKLPKVIQDVSRFIRKVRDFSDSAKEDIRSELGPEFKDFEFEDLNPKTFLRKQMEQNEDLRDLKELRGSFDLKKEMNDVADAVHGRAPAVNGSPSAGASAAAVTAVNGTPDLLKKQDKPDTPERPPYDSDAT, encoded by the coding sequence GTGTTCAGCGACATAGGCGCACTCGAGCTGGTGACGCTCGTCGTCCTCGCCGTGCTCGTCTTCGGGCCGGACAAGCTCCCGAAGGTCATCCAGGACGTCTCGCGCTTCATCCGGAAGGTCCGCGACTTCTCGGACAGCGCGAAGGAGGACATCCGCAGCGAGCTGGGTCCGGAGTTCAAGGACTTCGAGTTCGAGGACCTCAACCCGAAGACGTTCCTCCGCAAGCAGATGGAGCAGAACGAGGACCTCCGGGACCTCAAGGAGCTGCGGGGCAGCTTCGACCTCAAGAAGGAGATGAACGACGTCGCCGACGCGGTCCACGGCCGCGCCCCGGCCGTCAACGGCTCGCCGTCGGCGGGTGCTTCCGCCGCCGCCGTCACCGCCGTCAACGGGACCCCGGACCTGCTGAAGAAGCAGGACAAGCCGGACACCCCGGAGCGTCCTCCGTACGACTCCGACGCGACCTGA